In Alistipes ihumii AP11, a genomic segment contains:
- a CDS encoding metal ABC transporter ATP-binding protein, with product MTKLIELNDVSVRYGACEALSHVYLDIHQQDFLGIIGPNGGGKTTLVKAILKAVPYTGKVSYSKEIESGGYRRIGYMPQISDLDKTFPISVREVVLSGLQARKKLFGRYTSADREKAENLLRICGIESVARRPIGALSGGQLQRALLGRALISDPKLLILDEPTNFVDNRFEKELYALLKQFNDKMAIVMVSHDLGTISSHVKQIVCVNRHVHRHDSNRITAEQLHNYDCPIQVVFHGDVPHTVLEKHS from the coding sequence GATACGGGGCGTGCGAGGCGCTGAGCCACGTCTATCTGGATATTCATCAGCAAGACTTTCTCGGGATCATCGGACCGAACGGCGGCGGTAAGACCACGCTGGTCAAGGCGATTCTCAAGGCGGTTCCGTACACGGGGAAAGTCTCCTACTCGAAAGAGATCGAGAGCGGCGGATACCGCCGTATCGGATATATGCCTCAGATTTCGGATCTGGATAAGACGTTCCCCATTTCGGTGCGCGAGGTCGTTCTTTCGGGCCTTCAGGCACGCAAGAAACTGTTCGGCCGGTACACTTCCGCCGACAGGGAAAAAGCCGAAAATCTGCTTCGTATCTGCGGAATCGAATCGGTCGCCCGACGGCCGATCGGCGCCCTGTCGGGCGGACAACTGCAACGGGCCCTGCTCGGGCGGGCTCTGATTTCCGATCCGAAACTGCTGATTCTGGACGAACCGACCAATTTCGTCGACAACCGGTTCGAGAAGGAGCTTTACGCGCTGCTCAAACAATTCAACGACAAAATGGCCATCGTCATGGTATCGCACGATCTGGGAACGATTTCCTCCCATGTCAAGCAAATCGTCTGCGTCAACCGCCATGTGCATCGACACGACTCCAACCGCATCACGGCGGAGCAGTTGCACAACTACGACTGCCCGATACAGGTCGTCTTTCACGGCGACGTGCCGCATACGGTGCTCGAAAAGCACTCGTAA
- a CDS encoding bifunctional ADP-dependent NAD(P)H-hydrate dehydratase/NAD(P)H-hydrate epimerase, whose product MKILTGSRIREADRYTIAREPIDSIALMERASESIAQWVAGHVRPECPLAFFVGKGNNGGDGLAVARMLHRAGFSCAVYLAFGRDELSEECRFNLERLPRGLSVRPMAEASLPEGTVIVDALLGTGVRGELTEPLLGAVRRINSSGCRVVSIDLPSGMFSEFGNAGRTTVRATTTLTLEFPKLALLLPEGGEAAGEVVVLPIGLSEEYMDRAESLYFYTDAAAAARLPLSRPKFAHKGNCGHALLVCGSEDMAGAAVLATGAALRSGCGLVTVHLPRSERVSVHANSPSAIVSGDPEPVFSRLPRDMGRYDAVGVGPGVGQDPRSFEALEALLRAGLPAVIDADALNMLSARTELQRLVARGSILTPHLGELRRLAGDWASEDEKIEKTRDLASRLGCCVVVKGAHTMVCSSDGRCFFNSSGNPGMAKGGSGDVLTGFLAGLLARGYEPLAAAILGVYLHGRAGDRAADYYGQEAMNAGDLIDFLSEAQQEIFGRDDG is encoded by the coding sequence ATGAAGATTTTAACGGGTAGTCGGATTCGTGAGGCCGATCGCTATACGATCGCCCGCGAGCCGATCGACAGCATCGCTCTGATGGAGCGTGCTTCGGAGAGTATCGCGCAGTGGGTGGCCGGGCATGTCCGGCCGGAGTGCCCGCTGGCTTTTTTCGTAGGCAAGGGCAATAACGGAGGGGACGGACTGGCCGTAGCCCGGATGCTGCACCGGGCAGGCTTTTCCTGCGCGGTATATCTCGCGTTCGGCCGGGATGAACTCTCCGAGGAGTGCCGATTCAATCTGGAGCGTCTTCCTCGCGGTCTGTCCGTGCGTCCGATGGCCGAGGCGTCGCTGCCGGAGGGTACGGTGATCGTCGATGCGCTGCTCGGGACGGGCGTGCGGGGCGAGTTGACCGAGCCCCTGCTCGGGGCGGTCCGACGGATCAATTCGAGCGGCTGCCGGGTCGTGTCGATCGATTTGCCGTCGGGAATGTTCTCCGAGTTCGGAAACGCCGGGCGTACGACGGTCCGGGCGACGACGACGCTGACGCTGGAGTTTCCGAAACTGGCCTTGCTGCTTCCGGAGGGGGGCGAGGCGGCCGGCGAGGTCGTCGTGTTGCCGATCGGCCTGAGCGAGGAGTATATGGATCGGGCCGAGTCTCTCTATTTCTATACCGACGCGGCGGCTGCGGCCCGCTTGCCTTTGTCCCGTCCGAAATTCGCCCATAAGGGGAACTGCGGACATGCGCTGCTCGTTTGCGGCTCGGAAGATATGGCCGGAGCCGCCGTTCTGGCGACGGGGGCCGCCCTGCGCTCGGGATGCGGGCTGGTGACCGTTCATCTGCCTCGGTCCGAAAGGGTGTCGGTCCATGCTAACTCGCCTTCGGCCATTGTCAGCGGCGATCCGGAACCCGTGTTTTCTCGGCTGCCGAGGGATATGGGGCGCTACGATGCGGTGGGAGTCGGTCCCGGAGTAGGGCAGGACCCCCGCTCTTTCGAGGCTCTGGAGGCTCTTTTGAGGGCCGGGCTGCCGGCCGTGATCGATGCCGATGCGCTGAATATGCTGTCAGCCCGTACCGAGCTTCAGCGGCTCGTCGCTCGCGGATCGATTCTGACGCCTCATTTGGGCGAGTTGCGCCGGTTGGCGGGGGATTGGGCCTCGGAAGACGAAAAGATCGAAAAAACGCGCGATTTGGCCTCCCGTCTCGGCTGTTGCGTGGTCGTGAAGGGCGCGCATACGATGGTCTGTTCTTCGGACGGTCGCTGCTTCTTCAATTCGTCCGGCAACCCGGGCATGGCCAAAGGCGGCAGCGGAGACGTGCTGACCGGTTTTCTGGCCGGTCTGCTCGCTCGCGGGTACGAGCCGCTGGCGGCTGCGATTCTGGGCGTTTACCTGCACGGCCGGGCCGGTGACAGGGCAGCCGATTATTACGGGCAGGAGGCGATGAATGCGGGCGATCTGATCGACTTCCTTTCGGAGGCGCAGCAGGAAATCTTCGGGCGGGACGACGGATAG